The genomic DNA TCCGGTGCCAGGAGGCGATGCGCCTCTTGGACAACGAGCACGATGTCCTCGACGCTCAGCAGGTCGAGCACGTAGGTCGAGACGAAGCGGTCGAATCGCTTGTCGGGAGCCTGGATGTGCGGCGACCCGTCCGACTGCTCCACGGCGGCGCGGCTCTGCCAGGGCGCGAGGCGTTGACGGGCGAGCGCCACCATCGAGGAGCTAATGTCGATGCCCTGGTAGCGGGCGGTTGCCGGAAGGTGATCGCGCAGCAGGCGCTCCGCGAGGCGTCCCGTCCCGCTGCCGAACTCGAAGACGGATTGGGCATGCCGCAGGTCGGAACGGGCGATCAGGTCAGCCGTGGCATCGTCCTCGTAGAACCGCTGCGTGTCCTGCCACCGCCCGATCCGGTCGTAGAGCGCTCTCGCGGCCGTGTGACTGAGCGTCGCCTCCGCTCTCATCGCACGGTCTCCGTGTGCGCCACAACACGCCTGGCGACATCACGGCTTCTGGTCTCCCCCGACCGCACGCGGGCCTGAGGCGGCAGAAGCCACTGGAACAGCGCGGTGGCCGCCCCCGCGCCGAGCAACTGCGCCACGATGAACCCCGGGGCGTCCGCCGGTCGGATGCCAGCGAACGTGTCGGT from Deltaproteobacteria bacterium includes the following:
- a CDS encoding class I SAM-dependent methyltransferase; the encoded protein is MRAEATLSHTAARALYDRIGRWQDTQRFYEDDATADLIARSDLRHAQSVFEFGSGTGRLAERLLRDHLPATARYQGIDISSSMVALARQRLAPWQSRAAVEQSDGSPHIQAPDKRFDRFVSTYVLDLLSVEDIVLVVQEAHRLLAPEGLLCLVSATHGRTLLERLVMGVAGRLHALSPSLVGGCRAIDLRSFLEASHWRVVHRNLVSRWGIVSEVVVVTPTSVT